A genomic segment from Methanothrix sp. encodes:
- a CDS encoding metal ABC transporter substrate-binding protein — protein sequence MKKAILLLILALIAVHSASAEPIKIVATTSTLEDLIKGVGGDYVEVTYIVSSGVCPDHWDLKPSQVAALNEASIIFQHGMEGWLKNVTRPDQKVVVLSGPWNTPQMAINKTLQIAAALKEADPEHAEEYDRRAAMLVERFRNVSEVLSKQAREADTKNVKVLCMEWQSGFVSWMGFDVVKTYASEEKLSLKDVNDLIEVGRENNVSIVVDNLQSGVRVGEQIASEINATHVVLTNFPGAIEGTETLDKMMLHNGEALLAAVPKAA from the coding sequence ATGAAGAAAGCGATATTGCTTCTGATTTTAGCGCTAATCGCTGTTCACTCAGCATCTGCTGAGCCGATCAAGATAGTGGCCACGACTTCCACATTGGAGGATCTCATAAAGGGCGTGGGAGGGGATTATGTTGAGGTCACCTACATAGTATCCTCAGGAGTATGCCCCGACCACTGGGATCTGAAGCCATCACAGGTTGCCGCTCTGAACGAGGCGAGCATAATATTCCAGCACGGGATGGAGGGATGGCTGAAGAACGTCACGCGGCCTGATCAGAAGGTGGTAGTCCTCTCCGGTCCCTGGAACACGCCTCAGATGGCGATAAACAAGACCCTGCAGATCGCGGCTGCTCTCAAGGAAGCCGATCCGGAGCATGCAGAGGAGTACGATAGGAGAGCGGCGATGCTGGTCGAGCGCTTCCGGAATGTCTCCGAGGTTCTGAGCAAGCAGGCTAGGGAGGCTGACACAAAGAATGTGAAGGTCCTCTGCATGGAATGGCAATCTGGATTCGTCTCGTGGATGGGATTTGATGTGGTGAAGACATACGCCTCTGAGGAGAAGCTCTCGCTGAAGGATGTTAACGATTTGATCGAAGTGGGCAGGGAGAATAACGTCTCAATAGTTGTGGACAACCTCCAGAGCGGTGTGAGGGTTGGCGAGCAGATAGCCAGCGAGATAAACGCAACGCATGTGGTACTCACGAACTTCCCCGGAGCGATCGAGGGAACAGAGACGCTCGATAAGATGATGCTACATAATGGAGAGGCGCTGCTTGCAGCAGTCCCCAAAGCCGCTTGA
- the glmU gene encoding bifunctional sugar-1-phosphate nucleotidylyltransferase/acetyltransferase, with protein MLAAGEGHRCRPLTQTRPKVMLPLANMPFMEHVVRALVDNGIEEIVAVVGYQKERVMDYFEDGVKFGARITYVFQEERLGTAHALRRAQKQIDDQFLVLNGDNILDSRAVRDLLSADGDYVILGALREHAGDYGVLVVDGDVVKQIHEKPGRACAGIVNTGAYKMMPDIFDEIPKTPISERGGYEITQTLSQMLERGVKIRAVVTKGIWGDAVFAWDLLAANSIAAGLMKAGIRGEIEDGAVIRGPVALGKGSLIRSGSYIIGPVLIGEGCDIGPNVTILPSTTIGDSVRVGSFTEIRNSIVMRGSRIGSMSVISDSVIGEDCCLGDMCLVESGSSLAEVEGEFYRAEFGAVMGDSVVAGSRIMMLPCSVVGSSARLGSGVTIRGSVERGSRVV; from the coding sequence ATACTTGCTGCCGGAGAGGGGCACAGGTGCAGGCCCCTGACCCAGACCAGGCCCAAGGTCATGCTTCCCCTGGCGAACATGCCGTTCATGGAGCATGTCGTCAGAGCCCTTGTGGATAATGGTATAGAGGAGATCGTGGCGGTCGTCGGCTATCAGAAGGAGCGGGTGATGGATTACTTCGAGGATGGTGTGAAGTTCGGCGCCCGCATAACATATGTCTTCCAGGAGGAGCGTCTTGGTACAGCACACGCACTACGCAGGGCGCAGAAGCAGATCGATGATCAGTTTCTGGTCCTGAACGGCGACAACATACTGGACAGCAGAGCTGTAAGGGATCTCTTAAGCGCGGATGGCGATTACGTCATCCTCGGCGCGCTCAGGGAGCATGCTGGGGATTACGGAGTTCTTGTCGTTGATGGAGATGTGGTAAAGCAGATCCACGAGAAGCCGGGGAGGGCATGTGCGGGCATCGTGAACACAGGCGCGTACAAGATGATGCCCGATATCTTCGATGAGATACCGAAGACGCCAATATCCGAGAGGGGGGGCTATGAGATCACCCAGACGCTGAGCCAGATGCTGGAGAGGGGTGTGAAGATCAGAGCAGTCGTCACAAAGGGGATCTGGGGAGATGCGGTCTTCGCATGGGATCTGCTCGCCGCAAACAGCATTGCAGCTGGCTTGATGAAGGCCGGGATTCGTGGGGAGATAGAGGATGGTGCGGTCATCAGAGGGCCGGTCGCGCTCGGAAAGGGCAGCCTGATCAGATCCGGATCCTACATAATCGGTCCCGTGCTCATAGGCGAGGGATGCGACATAGGCCCAAATGTAACGATTCTACCATCGACGACAATTGGTGATTCAGTCCGTGTTGGATCGTTCACGGAGATCAGGAACAGCATCGTTATGAGAGGGTCAAGGATAGGATCGATGTCTGTCATATCAGACTCTGTCATCGGAGAGGACTGCTGCCTCGGCGATATGTGTTTGGTGGAATCGGGCAGCTCACTGGCAGAGGTCGAGGGAGAGTTCTACAGAGCTGAGTTTGGCGCTGTGATGGGCGATTCTGTGGTTGCAGGGAGCAGGATTATGATGTTGCCATGCAGCGTTGTGGGATCCTCTGCCAGACTCGGGTCTGGTGTCACGATCCGGGGCAGTGTGGAGCGGGGGAGCCGGGTGGTTTAG
- a CDS encoding glycosyltransferase, with protein sequence MKILVIPTTDWIRHPFPNRLNFIFDIIAERHDVRVLHFELSRFRDNSPRWTRCSLVRAGSSRAEDPSIYYITSALSHLRVIRDAASDSDVILSANILPSLMANLTDAPVVFDYLDHLEESASIYYPGSLFGRAVKLGVRAITRYNLRHARAVITVTQELKEYLRGIGVRDVEVIPNGVDTALLKPIDAGKAKSALGLEGDVIGYVGSLEYWVDLETVVSALPELNVTLLVVGPSLFTDYGERIKDMAERLGIRDRIIFTGAVPYAELGRYISAMDIGLNPLRMMKKNEYAAGGKIFNYLACGRPVLTTRMLSLERLLGDSLYYYDDRDSFIQQVKRILESPQDRRRYREIAERYDWRALAARYEGVLRRAAED encoded by the coding sequence ATGAAGATACTGGTCATACCTACAACCGACTGGATAAGGCACCCATTTCCAAATCGATTGAATTTCATATTCGATATAATAGCGGAGAGGCATGATGTGCGGGTCCTGCACTTCGAGCTCTCGAGGTTCAGGGATAACAGCCCGAGATGGACGAGATGCTCTCTTGTGAGGGCAGGATCCTCCAGAGCTGAGGACCCGTCCATTTACTACATCACAAGCGCTTTATCTCATCTCCGCGTGATTCGCGATGCTGCCAGTGACTCTGATGTGATACTCTCAGCGAACATACTCCCTTCGCTCATGGCGAACCTCACAGATGCTCCGGTGGTCTTCGACTATCTCGATCACCTGGAGGAGTCCGCATCGATATACTACCCGGGATCGCTCTTCGGCAGGGCTGTCAAGCTCGGGGTCAGGGCGATCACAAGGTACAACCTCAGGCACGCCAGGGCTGTGATCACCGTGACCCAGGAGCTCAAAGAGTATCTCAGGGGCATCGGTGTTCGTGATGTCGAGGTCATTCCGAACGGCGTGGATACAGCTCTCCTGAAACCGATCGACGCCGGGAAGGCCAAGAGCGCTCTTGGCCTTGAGGGCGATGTGATAGGCTACGTCGGATCGCTGGAGTACTGGGTCGATCTCGAGACCGTTGTGAGCGCTCTTCCTGAGCTCAATGTCACACTGCTCGTTGTGGGCCCGAGCCTGTTCACGGACTACGGCGAGCGCATAAAGGATATGGCTGAGAGGCTGGGTATTAGGGACAGGATCATCTTCACTGGAGCTGTGCCTTACGCGGAGCTCGGCAGGTACATATCTGCGATGGACATAGGTCTCAATCCTCTGAGAATGATGAAGAAGAACGAGTATGCCGCAGGCGGCAAGATCTTCAACTACCTCGCATGCGGCAGGCCTGTTCTCACCACAAGAATGCTCTCGCTCGAGCGGCTTCTCGGGGACAGCCTCTACTACTATGATGACAGAGATAGCTTCATACAGCAGGTCAAAAGGATTCTGGAGAGTCCACAGGATCGGAGAAGGTACAGGGAGATCGCTGAGAGATACGACTGGCGTGCCCTTGCAGCCAGGTACGAGGGCGTGCTGAGGAGGGCTGCGGAAGATTGA
- the glmS gene encoding glutamine--fructose-6-phosphate transaminase (isomerizing), giving the protein MCGIVAYIGTEKAGPILFDTLKRLEYRGYDSAGIAVSSNGSMEVLKAAGRISDLEITYRSMGEPGGSMGIGHTRWATHGRPSDENAHPHTSGDIAVVHNGIIENYLELREQLRDRGYVFTSETDSEVLAHLINYYYSGETSGELAASVSRALKDVRGSYAIVVMASGTPYLVCARKDSPLVIGIGRSSNYIASDVPALLPYTREVIRLRDGEIAVVHRDKIEIQDLSGAVREPALERITWDADAAERGGYPHFMLKEIHEQPRAVQETLAGRISEMEGDVRLDLGLNQWEMQTLQRVSILACGTSYHAGLLARYFFPRIAGLPVDVEVASEFQHMQLRPGTLLVAISQSGETADTLMALKKAKTCGVKSIAITNVVGSSITEIVDATIYTRCGPEIGVAATKTFVGQLVALVLLGIRLGRARNHLLPEQGRRLLGELSRLPGLIQTVLEKRDQIREIARRFSGADIYFFIGRDILYPIALEGALKMKEIAYIPAEGYPAGELKHGPLALIADGTPVVAFATCGDKIYSNMKEVRARGGEVIAFAREGDREAAEITDTVVELPSTLPVFSAVLCTVGVQLLAYYTAQILGREIDKPRNLAKSVTVE; this is encoded by the coding sequence ATGTGCGGGATAGTTGCATACATAGGCACCGAGAAGGCTGGCCCCATACTCTTCGATACGCTCAAGAGGCTCGAGTACAGGGGCTACGACTCCGCGGGGATAGCTGTCTCATCGAATGGCAGCATGGAGGTTCTGAAGGCCGCGGGAAGGATCTCAGATCTCGAGATAACCTACAGATCCATGGGGGAGCCCGGGGGCTCGATGGGTATAGGACACACCAGATGGGCAACACACGGGCGACCCAGCGATGAGAACGCGCACCCTCACACCTCTGGGGATATTGCGGTTGTTCACAATGGGATAATAGAGAATTACCTTGAACTCAGGGAGCAGCTCAGGGATAGGGGATACGTATTCACATCGGAGACGGACAGCGAGGTTCTGGCGCATCTGATCAACTACTACTACAGCGGGGAGACTAGTGGGGAGCTTGCAGCATCCGTCTCAAGGGCTCTGAAGGATGTCAGAGGATCCTACGCGATAGTCGTCATGGCATCAGGTACGCCGTACCTTGTATGCGCAAGAAAGGACAGCCCTCTGGTGATAGGAATAGGCAGATCCTCCAACTACATAGCCTCTGATGTTCCCGCCCTGCTGCCGTACACACGCGAGGTGATAAGGCTCAGGGATGGTGAGATCGCGGTAGTTCACAGGGATAAGATCGAGATACAGGACCTCTCCGGGGCTGTGCGTGAGCCTGCGCTGGAGCGCATCACATGGGATGCGGATGCTGCGGAGCGCGGCGGCTACCCGCACTTCATGCTCAAGGAGATCCACGAGCAGCCGAGGGCGGTTCAGGAGACTCTTGCAGGAAGGATCTCCGAGATGGAGGGCGATGTCAGGCTGGACCTCGGGCTCAACCAGTGGGAGATGCAGACCCTGCAGAGGGTATCGATACTTGCATGCGGCACATCATATCATGCAGGCCTTCTGGCACGCTACTTCTTCCCGCGCATAGCCGGACTGCCCGTTGATGTTGAGGTCGCGTCCGAGTTCCAGCACATGCAGCTCCGCCCGGGAACTCTCCTGGTGGCGATATCGCAGTCCGGAGAGACCGCAGACACGCTCATGGCGCTCAAGAAGGCGAAGACATGTGGCGTCAAGAGCATTGCTATAACCAACGTCGTCGGAAGCTCGATAACAGAGATCGTCGATGCCACGATATACACGAGATGCGGTCCTGAGATCGGGGTCGCGGCCACGAAGACTTTTGTCGGGCAGCTCGTGGCGCTGGTTCTTCTCGGGATAAGGCTTGGCAGGGCGAGAAACCATCTGCTTCCGGAGCAGGGGAGGAGGCTGCTGGGAGAGCTATCACGCCTGCCAGGGCTCATACAGACAGTTCTCGAGAAGAGGGATCAGATAAGGGAGATTGCCCGGAGGTTCTCAGGTGCGGACATATACTTCTTCATAGGCAGGGATATTCTATACCCCATAGCTCTCGAGGGCGCTCTTAAGATGAAGGAGATCGCATACATACCGGCGGAGGGGTACCCTGCGGGCGAGCTGAAGCACGGACCTCTCGCACTGATCGCTGATGGCACCCCTGTTGTGGCGTTCGCGACCTGCGGGGATAAGATATACTCCAACATGAAGGAGGTCCGGGCTCGCGGCGGGGAGGTGATAGCCTTCGCCAGAGAGGGTGACAGGGAGGCAGCTGAGATCACCGACACGGTCGTAGAACTCCCCAGCACACTGCCGGTCTTCTCCGCGGTCCTCTGCACCGTGGGGGTCCAGCTCCTCGCCTACTACACCGCACAGATCCTGGGAAGGGAGATCGACAAGCCCAGAAACCTGGCGAAGAGCGTTACGGTGGAGTGA
- a CDS encoding glycosyltransferase: MRVLLLANQPERTTRLRLFEATLRDLGYETVVPRFGTVNWISIARKAREIILRERPDVVHLFNVPDVIYHWLPALRGSGYRRLIYDYRSPWGVETQLRFGSIARGVCERFERQLAEAADLITTVNTPLKEKARSYAPGKEIHVIPNYPQRSFTEVGDDLESEDAVIFVGRVCEQEGIDSLLRLARDMQEREFWIVGGGPFAWWYLRRKTENVKALGWQPHTRVAALVRRARVCIIPRRENALTLYSTDKSIWKLNEYLNLGKQVVAAGITLEEKRKNLRVVRSNELRGAVEESMEREPERMKESDYRFWEENVERVKEVYERVWG, encoded by the coding sequence ATGAGGGTGCTGCTTCTTGCAAACCAGCCGGAGAGGACGACGAGGCTCAGGCTCTTCGAGGCTACGCTGAGGGATCTCGGATATGAGACCGTGGTCCCGAGATTTGGTACGGTCAACTGGATCTCCATAGCAAGAAAGGCCAGAGAGATCATTCTGAGGGAAAGGCCTGATGTCGTTCATCTCTTCAACGTTCCTGATGTCATATACCACTGGCTTCCCGCGCTGCGTGGATCTGGATACAGACGCCTCATATACGACTACAGATCCCCATGGGGTGTGGAGACGCAGCTGCGCTTCGGTTCCATCGCGAGGGGTGTATGCGAGCGCTTCGAGCGGCAGCTGGCTGAGGCTGCTGATCTTATAACCACGGTGAACACCCCTTTGAAGGAGAAGGCCAGGTCCTATGCGCCCGGAAAGGAGATACATGTGATCCCAAATTACCCGCAGAGGAGCTTCACGGAGGTTGGAGATGATCTCGAGTCAGAGGATGCTGTGATATTCGTCGGGCGGGTATGCGAGCAGGAGGGCATTGATTCACTTCTCAGGCTCGCGAGGGATATGCAGGAGAGGGAGTTCTGGATCGTGGGAGGCGGGCCGTTCGCATGGTGGTACCTCAGGAGAAAGACAGAGAACGTTAAAGCGCTCGGCTGGCAGCCGCACACCAGGGTCGCAGCGCTTGTGAGAAGGGCCAGAGTCTGCATAATACCGAGAAGGGAGAACGCGCTTACCTTGTACTCAACAGACAAGAGCATATGGAAGCTGAACGAGTACCTGAACCTGGGAAAGCAGGTTGTCGCTGCTGGGATCACTCTGGAGGAGAAGAGGAAGAACCTCAGGGTCGTGAGGAGCAACGAGCTTAGAGGCGCAGTGGAGGAGAGCATGGAGAGAGAGCCTGAAAGAATGAAGGAGAGCGACTACAGGTTCTGGGAGGAGAACGTGGAGCGGGTGAAAGAGGTGTACGAGAGGGTGTGGGGGTAG